One Amycolatopsis thermophila DNA segment encodes these proteins:
- a CDS encoding alpha/beta fold hydrolase, giving the protein MSPVLLLHGIGGSSASFESQVNVLSERHRVVAWDAPGYGESPDPERADIGWYAGQAARVFGEPAHVVGVSWGGVIATRLALDHPVLSLTLADSTRGSGTSPEAAARMRARVDELAEVGPAEFARRRAPRLSADPATRAKVEATMARVRLNGYRAAAESMATTDHGPVLGQISVPTLVVVGSADQVTGVEEGRLLAREIPGARLRVIGGGHAANQECPDEFNEVLLEFLSEVEASRCG; this is encoded by the coding sequence GTGAGCCCCGTGCTGTTGCTCCACGGCATCGGGGGGTCGAGTGCCTCGTTCGAGTCGCAGGTGAACGTCCTGTCCGAGCGGCACCGGGTGGTCGCGTGGGACGCGCCCGGCTACGGCGAGTCGCCGGATCCCGAGCGGGCGGACATCGGCTGGTACGCCGGGCAAGCGGCGCGCGTCTTCGGCGAGCCCGCGCACGTGGTGGGCGTGTCGTGGGGCGGGGTCATCGCGACCCGGCTCGCGCTGGACCACCCCGTGCTGTCGCTGACGCTGGCCGATTCGACGCGCGGTTCCGGGACGAGTCCCGAGGCCGCGGCGCGGATGCGGGCTCGGGTGGACGAGCTGGCCGAGGTGGGCCCCGCAGAGTTCGCCCGACGGCGGGCGCCGCGTCTCAGCGCGGACCCGGCCACCCGCGCGAAGGTCGAGGCGACGATGGCGCGGGTACGCCTGAACGGGTACCGGGCGGCGGCGGAGTCGATGGCGACCACCGACCACGGTCCGGTGCTCGGCCAGATCTCGGTGCCCACGCTGGTCGTGGTCGGCTCCGCCGACCAGGTGACCGGAGTCGAGGAAGGCCGGTTGCTGGCACGGGAAATCCCCGGAGCCCGCCTGCGGGTGATCGGCGGCGGGCACGCGGCGAACCAGGAGTGCCCGGACGAGTTCAACGAAGTCCTGCTGGAGTTCCTGTCCGAAGTGGAGGCTTCCCGATGCGGCTGA
- a CDS encoding SDR family oxidoreductase, whose translation MRLIVVTGAGRGLGWAIADALGAAGAQVVVAERDPRRAARGVAELAERGRTVHRVDTDVAEPDSVARLAERVAEIGPLHGLVNNAAMADGVGGKHFADLEVDAWDRLMTVNARGPWLVARALYPQLAATGGRIVNIASDVALFGPPRLVHYVSSKGAVIAMTRAMARDAGPDGVTVNAVAPGLTEVEATQRVPRERHRLYADNRALSRPQQPDDVVGAVEFLLSDAAAYITGQTLVVDGGFVCH comes from the coding sequence ATGCGGCTGATCGTGGTGACCGGCGCCGGGCGCGGGCTCGGCTGGGCGATCGCCGACGCACTGGGGGCCGCCGGCGCGCAGGTGGTCGTGGCCGAGCGCGATCCGCGGCGGGCGGCCCGCGGGGTCGCCGAGCTCGCGGAGCGCGGGCGGACCGTGCACCGCGTCGACACCGACGTCGCCGAGCCCGATTCGGTGGCGCGGCTGGCCGAGCGGGTCGCCGAGATCGGGCCGCTGCACGGCCTGGTCAACAACGCGGCGATGGCCGACGGGGTGGGGGGCAAGCACTTCGCCGACCTGGAGGTCGACGCGTGGGACCGGCTCATGACGGTCAACGCCCGCGGCCCGTGGCTGGTCGCCCGCGCGCTGTACCCGCAGCTGGCGGCCACCGGCGGGCGGATCGTGAACATCGCCTCCGACGTCGCGCTGTTCGGACCACCGCGCCTGGTGCACTACGTGTCGTCGAAGGGCGCGGTGATCGCGATGACGCGTGCGATGGCCCGCGACGCCGGCCCGGACGGGGTGACGGTGAACGCCGTCGCGCCGGGGCTGACCGAGGTCGAGGCCACCCAGCGCGTGCCCCGCGAACGGCACCGGCTCTACGCGGACAACCGGGCGCTGTCCCGCCCCCAGCAGCCGGACGACGTGGTCGGCGCGGTGGAGTTCCTGCTCTCCGACGCGGCCGCCTACATCACCGGGCAAACGTTGGTCGTCGACGGCGGATTCGTCTGCCACTAG
- a CDS encoding SDR family oxidoreductase produces MDLGLSGRAVVVTGASSGVGLATAAMLLAEGAHVAACARDVVRLDTALAGLPRAASARLHTAACDVLDADDVRRFVTGAGEAFGGLDGVVNNAGRSLMARLAETSDEQWRDELHLKVFSVLHVVRAAQPWLRPGAAVVNVNAILSRQPEPKLAATSAARAALLNLSKTLAAELAPEVRVNSVCLGLVDTGQWRRRYEQSGTSLAWEEWTRELADDRGIPLGRLGTADEVAFPIVALLSPRASYITGSALDVGGGVARYV; encoded by the coding sequence ATGGACCTCGGACTTTCCGGGCGGGCGGTCGTCGTGACCGGTGCCAGCTCCGGCGTCGGACTGGCCACCGCGGCGATGCTGCTCGCGGAGGGCGCGCACGTCGCCGCGTGTGCCCGCGACGTCGTGCGCCTGGACACGGCGCTGGCCGGCCTGCCCCGCGCAGCGAGCGCACGGTTGCACACCGCCGCGTGCGACGTCCTCGACGCCGACGACGTGCGCCGGTTCGTGACCGGCGCCGGCGAAGCGTTCGGCGGGCTGGACGGCGTGGTCAACAACGCCGGCCGCTCGCTGATGGCGCGGCTGGCCGAGACCAGCGACGAGCAGTGGCGCGACGAACTGCACCTCAAGGTGTTCTCGGTGCTGCACGTCGTGCGCGCCGCCCAGCCGTGGCTGCGGCCCGGTGCGGCGGTGGTCAACGTCAACGCGATCCTGTCCCGCCAGCCCGAACCGAAGCTCGCCGCGACCTCCGCGGCGCGGGCGGCGTTGCTGAACCTGTCCAAGACGCTGGCCGCGGAGCTGGCGCCGGAGGTCCGGGTCAACTCGGTGTGCCTCGGGCTGGTGGACACCGGGCAGTGGCGGCGCCGGTACGAGCAGAGCGGCACGTCCCTGGCGTGGGAGGAGTGGACCCGCGAGCTGGCCGACGACCGCGGCATCCCGCTCGGCCGGCTGGGCACCGCCGACGAGGTCGCCTTCCCGATCGTGGCGCTGCTGTCGCCGCGAGCTTCCTACATCACCGGCTCCGCCCTCGACGTCGGTGGCGGCGTCGCCCGGTACGTCTAG